From Nitrospirota bacterium, the proteins below share one genomic window:
- a CDS encoding type II toxin-antitoxin system VapB family antitoxin, which translates to MRTTLNIEDELVEKATKLTGIKEKTSLVKLGLEALIARESARRLAKLGGTESKLEMIPRRRATNA; encoded by the coding sequence ATGAGAACCACGTTAAATATAGAAGACGAACTGGTAGAAAAAGCAACAAAATTAACCGGCATTAAGGAAAAAACTTCACTGGTTAAGTTGGGGCTTGAAGCGCTTATAGCGAGAGAAAGCGCCAGACGGCTCGCTAAACTGGGGGGAACTGAAAGCAAACTGGAAATGATTCCTCGCAGAAGAGCGACAAACGCATAA
- a CDS encoding type II toxin-antitoxin system VapC family toxin gives MVLVDTSVWVEHLRHGDIRLEALLNDSRVVCHPFIIGELACGNLKNRAEILSLLHALPMAISVEHEETMQFIENHLLMGKGLGYIDIHLLASAILTKVPFWTFDKKLKDVSVDIGAGY, from the coding sequence ATGGTTCTTGTTGATACCTCGGTTTGGGTGGAGCATTTGCGGCATGGGGACATCAGGCTTGAAGCTCTTTTAAATGACAGCCGCGTTGTCTGCCACCCGTTCATTATCGGCGAACTGGCTTGTGGCAATCTCAAAAACAGGGCGGAAATATTGTCTCTTCTGCATGCGCTCCCTATGGCAATATCCGTTGAACATGAGGAAACAATGCAGTTTATAGAAAATCATTTGCTAATGGGAAAAGGCTTGGGGTACATTGATATTCACTTGCTTGCCTCAGCTATATTAACCAAAGTTCCATTTTGGACATTTGATAAGAAACTAAAAGATGTTTCTGTGGACATAGGGGCAGGGTATTAA